A window from Nitrospira sp. ND1 encodes these proteins:
- a CDS encoding M48 family metallopeptidase, which produces MEAQQKMVRRRTSMMRSNMLCLAGVVVAMLVTTGCQTNPYTGRWQLMMMPMSQETQMGAQAYAEVKNDPKMKQSTDPREIEPVKRVAARVIEAAKRSKYSEMANQFEWEVTVIKDDKTMNAFALPGGKIAVYTGIFPVAKTEAGLAAVMGHEVVHALARHGGERMSQNTLAQTTLQAIGIALGVSGANPVVSQGAMAALGVGAQVGVLLPFSRKHESEADYVGVLLAADAGYDPRESIQLWMRMGELSGGKSASEFMSTHPSHETRIEQLEEWMSEAMPIYQSKPPAPNHELPALR; this is translated from the coding sequence ATGGAGGCTCAACAGAAGATGGTCAGAAGACGGACGTCCATGATGCGGTCGAACATGCTGTGCCTCGCGGGTGTTGTCGTGGCCATGCTGGTGACCACAGGCTGCCAAACCAACCCCTACACCGGACGCTGGCAGCTCATGATGATGCCGATGTCTCAGGAAACGCAGATGGGCGCCCAGGCTTATGCCGAAGTGAAGAATGATCCGAAGATGAAACAGTCGACCGACCCGCGGGAGATTGAACCGGTGAAACGGGTGGCGGCGCGGGTGATCGAAGCAGCCAAGCGTTCTAAGTACAGCGAGATGGCGAATCAATTCGAGTGGGAAGTGACGGTCATCAAGGACGACAAGACGATGAACGCGTTCGCGCTGCCGGGCGGAAAGATCGCCGTCTACACCGGTATTTTTCCGGTGGCCAAGACCGAGGCCGGACTTGCGGCCGTGATGGGCCATGAGGTTGTGCACGCGTTGGCACGGCACGGCGGGGAACGGATGAGTCAGAATACCTTGGCGCAGACGACCTTGCAGGCGATCGGAATTGCGCTCGGTGTGAGTGGCGCCAATCCGGTGGTTTCGCAAGGAGCGATGGCAGCATTGGGTGTCGGTGCACAAGTCGGGGTGTTGCTCCCGTTCAGCCGGAAACATGAGTCCGAGGCCGACTATGTCGGGGTGTTACTCGCAGCGGATGCCGGGTACGATCCACGGGAATCGATTCAGCTTTGGATGCGAATGGGCGAACTGTCCGGCGGCAAATCGGCGTCGGAATTCATGTCGACCCACCCCAGCCACGAGACTAGAATCGAGCAGCTGGAGGAATGGATGTCGGAGGCCATGCCGATCTATCAGTCGAAGCCACCGGCGCCCAACCACGAGCTTCCAGCGTTGCGTTAG
- the rnhC gene encoding ribonuclease HIII: protein MPAATSLSSLNRIGIDESGKGDYFGPLVIAAVFVTPALEQDLALMQVRDSKKISDGRILELAPDIRLLCPHSLVAIGPQRYNELYAKIKNLNRLLAWGHARALENLLQQVECDLAIADQFGDERLILNALQVKGKQIRLVQRTKAESDLAVAAASILARAEFLQRLDRLSQELNTTLPKGASPAVELAGRMVVKKYGRDRLGTVAKLHFKTTKQVLGET from the coding sequence GTGCCTGCCGCCACCAGCCTCTCCTCGCTCAATCGCATCGGCATCGATGAGTCCGGCAAGGGGGACTATTTCGGTCCGTTAGTTATCGCCGCTGTGTTCGTCACACCGGCATTGGAGCAGGACTTAGCCCTGATGCAGGTCCGGGACAGCAAGAAAATCTCCGATGGGCGGATCCTCGAACTGGCGCCCGACATCCGCCTGCTCTGCCCCCATAGTCTCGTGGCCATCGGGCCGCAGCGATACAACGAGCTGTATGCCAAGATCAAGAATTTGAATCGCCTCCTGGCTTGGGGACATGCCCGTGCCCTGGAAAATCTGCTCCAGCAAGTCGAGTGCGACCTCGCGATCGCAGACCAGTTCGGGGACGAGCGATTGATCTTGAATGCACTGCAAGTAAAGGGAAAACAGATCCGGCTGGTTCAACGTACGAAAGCGGAATCCGACCTGGCTGTGGCAGCGGCCTCAATCCTGGCTCGGGCGGAGTTTCTTCAGCGCCTCGATCGACTCTCTCAAGAGCTGAACACGACGCTACCCAAGGGCGCATCACCCGCCGTGGAACTGGCCGGGCGAATGGTGGTCAAAAAATACGGACGTGACCGGTTAGGGACCGTCGCCAAGTTGCACTTCAAGACAACGAAGCAGGTCCTGGGAGAAACCTAG
- a CDS encoding zinc ribbon domain-containing protein, with translation MNLQLSPLIELQKLDLRIADLKEQRRKIPERLEENEAPLREAKRLFREASASVESLVKDRRGHEKDLEAHEDRIGKMKDRAAQLKTNQEYQAHLFEVELANKKRGEIEEKILLAMEQIEQTQRTIVDVQAKLKESEALFIKEKAKLDEKDRLLATELAELEVKQKHLSGQVEKSLLARYNKLKTTRKEQALALIKDGICVGCRLQLPPQLVSQVKRGEDVHTCPYCYRMLYWEGDPATEAKGTVDHDQAKNLEVGESF, from the coding sequence TTGAACCTACAGCTTTCCCCCCTCATTGAATTGCAAAAACTCGACCTTCGGATCGCCGATCTCAAGGAGCAGCGGCGAAAAATCCCCGAGCGGCTGGAAGAAAATGAGGCGCCGCTTCGCGAGGCGAAGCGGTTGTTTCGGGAGGCGTCCGCTTCCGTCGAATCGCTCGTTAAGGATCGCCGGGGTCACGAGAAGGATCTTGAGGCGCACGAAGACCGTATCGGTAAGATGAAGGACCGCGCCGCCCAGTTAAAAACGAATCAGGAATATCAGGCGCATCTCTTCGAAGTGGAACTTGCCAATAAGAAGAGGGGCGAGATTGAAGAAAAAATTCTGCTGGCGATGGAGCAGATCGAGCAGACGCAGCGAACCATCGTCGATGTGCAGGCAAAGCTGAAGGAATCCGAAGCCCTCTTCATCAAAGAGAAGGCAAAGCTGGACGAGAAGGACCGGCTGCTTGCAACCGAGCTGGCCGAACTAGAGGTCAAGCAAAAGCACCTGTCGGGACAAGTCGAAAAATCACTCCTGGCCCGATACAACAAACTGAAAACTACAAGGAAAGAGCAGGCGCTGGCACTCATCAAGGACGGCATTTGCGTAGGGTGCCGTCTTCAATTGCCGCCGCAGCTGGTCTCGCAGGTCAAACGCGGGGAAGATGTCCATACCTGCCCCTATTGCTATCGGATGCTGTATTGGGAAGGGGACCCGGCTACCGAGGCGAAGGGGACTGTGGATCACGATCAAGCGAAGAACTTGGAAGTCGGTGAATCCTTCTAG